One Salinimonas marina DNA segment encodes these proteins:
- a CDS encoding retropepsin-like aspartic protease, translating to MSIRIGMLIPRFIKNKSPKESVRAILKLTLLLTILSAMSGCRIWDLANFQWQNAKANVSWGKGQSNAVVPFTMLNNHIIVSTTVNGVNGFRFVLDSGAAATVVTETAATQLLKFPQNKPIAISGSGNGDDPIAYIVDNTHINIGDFSISELSVIYAPTSAMPFDSIAETYFDGVLGADFFNCCLIEINYDKQTLQISLPTQTNRQGYASKSWQVLDIEVEGNTPYLSTQIRNGETDKTVKVMLDTGSTGTLSLFANKQAFAIPNNAFTARTTGISGDTLNKVGLLSSLVIGEQHFRSLPTYFRVTGSNSQSGSHGVLGNQVMQRFNMTFDFSGEKVWIQANHKTSIPILLDRSGLRLLPHSQGAIVKDIAAGTGADALNISKDSIVNSIDGININRDNFDGVLSVLRDPEVNYVHICWMAKENQTCGKLALYSRIKM from the coding sequence ATGTCAATACGTATAGGTATGCTAATTCCAAGATTTATAAAAAACAAATCGCCTAAAGAAAGTGTGAGGGCTATTTTGAAACTCACCTTACTATTAACAATATTAAGCGCTATGTCTGGTTGTCGAATATGGGATTTGGCTAACTTTCAGTGGCAAAATGCTAAAGCGAATGTTTCTTGGGGCAAAGGGCAAAGCAATGCAGTAGTGCCATTCACCATGCTGAATAATCATATTATCGTCTCTACGACTGTAAACGGGGTTAATGGTTTTCGCTTTGTCTTAGATTCTGGCGCTGCGGCGACTGTGGTTACTGAAACAGCAGCTACCCAGTTACTTAAATTTCCTCAAAACAAGCCAATTGCGATATCTGGTTCTGGGAATGGTGACGATCCTATTGCCTACATAGTTGATAACACCCATATAAATATTGGTGATTTTTCAATTTCAGAGCTATCTGTTATTTACGCCCCCACATCAGCTATGCCATTTGACAGTATCGCAGAAACCTATTTTGACGGCGTATTAGGCGCAGATTTTTTTAATTGCTGCTTAATCGAAATAAACTACGATAAGCAAACGCTTCAAATATCATTACCTACGCAAACAAATCGTCAAGGGTATGCATCGAAATCATGGCAAGTGTTAGATATTGAAGTAGAAGGCAATACCCCATACCTATCAACCCAAATACGAAACGGTGAAACAGATAAAACAGTCAAAGTGATGCTTGATACTGGCTCCACAGGCACGTTGAGCTTGTTTGCGAACAAGCAAGCTTTTGCTATACCAAACAACGCTTTCACTGCAAGAACGACTGGAATTAGTGGCGATACATTGAACAAAGTAGGCTTACTGAGTTCATTGGTTATTGGTGAACAACATTTTAGATCCTTGCCCACATACTTTCGTGTAACAGGGAGCAATTCTCAAAGCGGCAGTCATGGTGTATTGGGCAATCAAGTTATGCAACGATTTAATATGACGTTTGATTTCTCTGGAGAAAAAGTCTGGATCCAAGCTAACCATAAAACGAGCATCCCGATTTTGTTAGACCGCTCCGGTTTACGATTACTACCGCATAGCCAAGGAGCAATAGTCAAAGATATAGCCGCTGGGACAGGCGCAGATGCATTGAATATCTCTAAGGACAGCATTGTTAACAGCATTGATGGGATTAATATTAATAGGGATAACTTTGACGGAGTTCTGTCAGTGTTGCGCGACCCCGAGGTTAATTACGTCCACATCTGTTGGATGGCCAAAGAAAACCAAACCTGCGGGAAATTAGCTCTTTATTCAAGAATAAAAATGTAA
- a CDS encoding helix-turn-helix domain-containing protein — MPILVNLDVMMAKRKMRSKELAQKIGITEANLSLLKSGKVKGVRFGTLEAICHHLACQPGDILVFEPDME, encoded by the coding sequence ATGCCAATATTAGTAAATTTAGATGTAATGATGGCGAAGCGGAAAATGCGCTCTAAGGAATTAGCGCAGAAAATTGGTATTACCGAAGCAAATTTATCACTACTTAAAAGTGGTAAAGTAAAAGGTGTACGTTTTGGGACCTTAGAAGCTATCTGTCATCATTTGGCGTGTCAACCCGGCGATATTTTGGTTTTCGAACCAGATATGGAATAA